The following DNA comes from uncultured Acidilobus sp. JCHS.
CCCCAGGTGCGGCTACAGGATATTCATCAAGATAAGGGCCCCCTCGACGTTAATAGCGCCCCGTCGCGTTTACGCTGTCTAGCCTTACTTTCTGCTAGCAGTCGCGTAGTGCTTAAGCACGATCTCTAGCACGACTTTGGCGGCGAGGGCGCTGGTCGACCCCCCTACGTCATATGGTGGCGAGACCTCCACGACATCAGCCCCGACCAGCCTCTCGTCGACGACCCTGTTTATGACCGTCAGGACGTCCATAGGCGTGAGGCCGAGGGGCTCGGGGTTCCCAACCCCTGGCGCGTAGGCAGGGTCGAACACGTCCATGTCAACGCTTACGTAGAGGCTCTCGCACCGACTTAGCTCTGACACTATTCCAGAGGCCACGTTCACAGGGCCCAGCGAGACGAAGTCCTGTGCCCACCTGACTGTAATTGATGACCTCCTGATGGCCTCTATCTCCTCCCTTGAGAAGGCCCTAGCGCCAACGTAGATCACCTTAGGGGGAGGGGAGGTCTCAAGCAGCCTCCTCATGAAGGTCGCGTGCCCTAGCCTGAGGCCCAGGTACTCGTCCCTGAGGTCGAGGTGAGCGTCGAAGACTACAAGGCACGGCCTGGCCCTTGAGAGGGCCCTTAGGGCGCCAAGCGCTATCGTGTGCTCTCCTCCGAGGAGTATTGGCACGCCCCGGGCCGCGACTTCCTCAACGGCCCTCTCAACCCTCGCGAGGGTCTCGCTAACGTCCCCTATTGACACAACGACGTCCCCCTCGTCAAAGGGGGCTGCGTCCTCCAGGTACACGTCCTTTATGAAGTAGCTGTTGCTCTCCAGCGCCGCCGCGGCCTGCCTTATGGCGTCAGGGCCGAAGCGGGTCCCCGGCCTGTACGAGGTGCTCGAGTCGAAGGGCACTCCAAGGATCCTGTACCTGGACTTCTCACTCCCCTCAATGCCAGCGAAGCGCCTGGAGGCCTGCGTTATGTAGAGGGCCCCAAGACCCATTGGCTGCACCTCCTGAGGCCGCGCAGCATAGGTTAAAGCCTCAACTCATTGTGCGCCCCTGGGAACCTAGGTGTCACAGGAGGACATCTATGACAAGGTCATAGACCTGGCGAGGCGTAGGGGCTTCTTCTGGCCAAGTTACGAGATCTACGGTGGCCTGGCAGGGTTCTACGATATAGGTCCTTACGGCTTCGCCTTGAAGAAGAAGATAATAGAGGCCTGGAGGAGGTTCTTCGTCTTTCAGCACCACGACTACGTCGTAGAGATAGAGACCCCTGTGATAGCGCCCTCTATGGTCTTCGAGGCCAGCGGGCATGTGGAGAGCTTCACGGACCCAATAGTTAGGTGCAAGAAGTGCGGCCGTATCTACAGGGCCGACCACCTAGTGGAGGAGGTCCTCAAGATAAACGCTGAGGGCATGAGCCCCCAGGAGCTGACGGCCAAGATAAGGGAGAACAACATCAGGTGCCCTGTCTGCGGCGGCGAGCTGAGCGACGTCACGACCTTCAACCTCCTGTTCAAGACGCAGATAGGCCCTTACGAGGGAAGCGTGGGCTACCTGAGGCCCGAGCTAGCCCAGGGGATGTTCACCTCCTTCAAGAGGACTTTCGAGAGCCTGAGGGGAAGGCTGCCACTAGGGATAGCCCAGGTCGGGAGGGTCGCAAGGAATGAGATAAGCCCCAGGCAGGGAATGATAAGGCTCAGGGACTTCACGATAATGGAGGTCGAGTTCTTCTTTGACCCAAAGTCTCAGGAGTGCCCTAACCTGGAGAAGGTGATGGACAGAAGGCTGAGGCTGAGGAAATATGAGGACAGGGTGGCTGGCAAGGGGCCTATGGAGGTCACGGTCTCAGAGGCCATATCGAGGGGCCTGGTCATACATCCCTGTATGGCCTACTGGATGGTCTTAGGGCTAGAGTTCCTCTCATATTTGGGCATACCTCGGGACGAGCCCTTCTTTGAGGAGAAGGGCCCTCACGAGAAGGCTCACTACGCGACGCAGGTCTTCGACCTCATGGTTAGGACTTCGAGGTGGGGGTGGGTTGAGGTGGCGGGCTTCGCCTACAGGGGCGACTACGACCTCTCAAGGCACATGAAGTTCAGCGGCCAGGACCTCCAGGTGTTCGAGCCCTACAAGGAGCCCATAGTGGTCAAGTCGAAGAAGGTGATAGTTGACAAGTCCTTCCTGGGGAGGACGTTCAAGGAGAGGGCCCCAGAGCTCATGGCGGCCCTCAGCTCCATGGACCCAGAGGAGGTGGAGAGGCAGATCAACTCTAAGGGGTCTGTGACCGTGGCTGGCGTTGAGGTGCCTGCTGTCGCGGTGAAGGTCACTGAGACTGAGGAGAAGGTTTCAGGCAGGAAGTTCATACCTCACGTTGTAGAGCCCTCGTTTGGGACGGACAGGATCCTCTATGTGGTTCTCGAGAGGTCCTACAGGGAGAAGGAGGGCCGCGTGGTGTTGTCGCTTCCGAGGCACCTGGCGCCCGTTGACGCTGCCGTCTTCCCGCTGGCGGAGGGGGATGAGAGGCTCTCAAGGGAGGCGCTGAGGCTCAGGGACCTGCTGGTCTCGGAGGGCTTCACCGTGATATATGACGACGCTGGCAGCATAGGCAAGAGGTATGCAAGGGTAGACGAGCTGGGCGTGCCTGCAGCCTTTACAGTTGACTACAGGACCCTTGAGGACGGCACTGTGACTATGAGGGACAGGGACACCTGGGAGCAGGTGAGGCTGAAGCTCGAGGAAGCTCCTGGGGCGCTGAGGAAATTCATTTATAATCAGGCGGACATAAAGTCGCTGGGCGTGCCCGTCTAAAGGGAGGGCGAGCAGGTTGAGCGAGCAAGGCGAGAGGGTAGACGTCAGCAAGATGCTGTCGTTCATCCCGCCGGCCTCGGCCGTCTACTCGAGGGAGCTGAGGGTCACGGAGAAGAGGGTCAGGCTAAACTACAGCCCCGACGTACAGGAGGGCTCCATGCTGCTCTCAAAGAAGCTGGCAAGCGAGCTAGGTATCAAGGATAAGGTTGAGGTCTCGGTAGGGGGCGGGAGGAAAAGGCTAATCATGATCGTTGTCATAGATGAGAACAGCTCTGACGACACAAACGTCTACGCCAACCCCGACCAGATGAGGACCCTCGGCATAGCCGACAAGAGCACTGTAGTGGTGAGGGCGCCACGCTGAGGGGGCCTTGCAGCTTAGACTGCGCCTCGGCGAGGGCTGTTCTTGAGTACAGCGTTGACAGGGTCGCTCAGGTGCTTGATGAGCACAGGCAGCTTGTCCAGAGGGTGACGGAGACCGTAAACCAGGCCCTCTCGCTGCCTGAGGATCAGAGGGGGGAGACCTCTAAAGGCCTGAGGGAGCTCCTAGACGGCCTTCACAGCGTGAGGGAGGGCCTTCTGAAGGCCGGAAAGGACTACCTCATGGTCGTCACCTGTTGCCTCGAGAGGAACGAGGACCTTGAGGCCCTTATAGGCTACTATGTTATGGCTGGCCAGAGGATAGAGCAGGAGGCTATTACGAAGGCTGGGCGACTGGTGGCGGTAGGTGATGACCTGAAGCACGTGAAGGAGACAGTCAGCGGTCTACAGGAGCTCCTCATACAGGTTTCAGGCCTCAGAGGCCGATCCTCTCGCTGAGCCCCTGTATGACTATACTCACCAGCTTATCGCCGCTGTAGTTCAGTATCACGCCGTTGCTGAGGAGGACGCTCTCCTCGGCCTCCTCCTGGCCGAAGCCTATGTAGAGCGTGTCGCTCTGTTTATCGTACTCAAGCCACATGGACTCAGGGTCCTCGATGACGAGCCTCCTCGGCGCGGCCTCGCCCAATATGGTCACCTGACAGAGGACCCTGGTCCAGCCAATTAAAGGTTGATCACGCTTAGGATGACGGTCAGGCCTCACACGGCTCCTCATCCTTTAGTCAGGCCGAAGTCGCTCTTCATCCCACGTTAGAGGCCGTGCGGGCCCTTAAGAGCTGAGCGCTTCATCACGCTCGCCAGGCGAGGCCCTAAGGTTCCACAGCATCCTGGCGATCACCTTCATCCCGGCGCTGAGGGCGTCCAGGACCCTTGGGTTGAGCTGCATCCTCTCCCTTGGAGAGGGCGGCATGAGCCTGCTGAGCTGTAGGCTTAGGTCAAACATGGCCGCGAGGACTTCACGAGAGCCTACATAGCCATCCCCCTTAACGAGCTCTGCGAGGCGAGAGGCCCACGCCGCTGGGTCCTTGCTCCTCCTAGCCATTATGAGGAGGCCTCCCACGGCAGCCCCGACCTCAGGCGTTAGCCTGTACGAGACGTAATTGGCTGTAGCAACCTCGTCCTCAGCAAGCCCTTCAGCCCTTAGGGAGGCAGCTATTGAGCTGAACAGCTCCTCAGCCCT
Coding sequences within:
- a CDS encoding glycyl-tRNA synthetase, dimeric type, encoding MSQEDIYDKVIDLARRRGFFWPSYEIYGGLAGFYDIGPYGFALKKKIIEAWRRFFVFQHHDYVVEIETPVIAPSMVFEASGHVESFTDPIVRCKKCGRIYRADHLVEEVLKINAEGMSPQELTAKIRENNIRCPVCGGELSDVTTFNLLFKTQIGPYEGSVGYLRPELAQGMFTSFKRTFESLRGRLPLGIAQVGRVARNEISPRQGMIRLRDFTIMEVEFFFDPKSQECPNLEKVMDRRLRLRKYEDRVAGKGPMEVTVSEAISRGLVIHPCMAYWMVLGLEFLSYLGIPRDEPFFEEKGPHEKAHYATQVFDLMVRTSRWGWVEVAGFAYRGDYDLSRHMKFSGQDLQVFEPYKEPIVVKSKKVIVDKSFLGRTFKERAPELMAALSSMDPEEVERQINSKGSVTVAGVEVPAVAVKVTETEEKVSGRKFIPHVVEPSFGTDRILYVVLERSYREKEGRVVLSLPRHLAPVDAAVFPLAEGDERLSREALRLRDLLVSEGFTVIYDDAGSIGKRYARVDELGVPAAFTVDYRTLEDGTVTMRDRDTWEQVRLKLEEAPGALRKFIYNQADIKSLGVPV
- a CDS encoding agmatinase encodes the protein MGLGALYITQASRRFAGIEGSEKSRYRILGVPFDSSTSYRPGTRFGPDAIRQAAAALESNSYFIKDVYLEDAAPFDEGDVVVSIGDVSETLARVERAVEEVAARGVPILLGGEHTIALGALRALSRARPCLVVFDAHLDLRDEYLGLRLGHATFMRRLLETSPPPKVIYVGARAFSREEIEAIRRSSITVRWAQDFVSLGPVNVASGIVSELSRCESLYVSVDMDVFDPAYAPGVGNPEPLGLTPMDVLTVINRVVDERLVGADVVEVSPPYDVGGSTSALAAKVVLEIVLKHYATASRK